One Streptomyces lincolnensis genomic region harbors:
- a CDS encoding acyltransferase family protein, whose translation MFHPDRAPLPPQSADGVPSPRSPQKQHTAQQPRAGGTPGKQRDAFFDNAKYLAIVLVAVGHSWEPLKDDSRILEGLYQVVYAFHMPAFIIISGFFSRSFDMRPDRLKRLITGVAVPYILFETAYPLFKRYAGHDPSQEISLLDPWYLTWFLVALFVWRLTTPIWKLVRWPLPLALAIAMLASVTPEIGDDLDLQRVLQFLPFFVLGLSMKAEHFRLVRRRSVRILSVPVFAAAVAVSWWSVPRMNTGWFYHRDAAQELGAPWWTGPVMVLALFGCSLLLTACFFSWVPGRRMWFTALGAGTLYGYLLHGFLIKGGDYAGWFDHPALHRPLGEIAVSVLAAAAVTVLCTAPVRRLFRFAMEPDMDWAFKRDAAEVARGRERQAAPTAREKVDA comes from the coding sequence ATGTTCCACCCCGACCGAGCACCGCTCCCCCCACAGTCGGCGGACGGAGTGCCGAGTCCGCGCTCTCCGCAGAAGCAGCACACCGCACAGCAGCCCCGGGCCGGCGGTACGCCCGGCAAGCAGCGGGACGCGTTCTTCGACAACGCCAAGTACCTGGCGATCGTCCTGGTCGCCGTGGGCCACTCCTGGGAACCCCTCAAGGACGACAGCCGGATCCTGGAAGGCCTCTACCAGGTCGTCTACGCCTTCCACATGCCGGCGTTCATCATCATCTCCGGGTTCTTCTCGCGCAGCTTCGACATGCGCCCGGACCGGCTGAAGCGGCTGATCACCGGCGTCGCCGTGCCGTACATCCTCTTCGAGACGGCCTACCCGCTCTTCAAGCGCTACGCCGGCCACGACCCGAGCCAGGAGATCAGCCTCCTGGATCCCTGGTACCTGACCTGGTTCCTGGTCGCGCTGTTCGTCTGGCGGCTGACCACACCGATCTGGAAGCTGGTGCGGTGGCCGCTGCCACTCGCGCTCGCCATCGCGATGCTGGCGAGTGTCACGCCGGAGATCGGTGACGACCTCGACCTTCAGCGGGTGCTCCAGTTCCTGCCGTTCTTCGTGCTCGGACTGTCGATGAAGGCCGAGCACTTCCGGCTGGTGCGCCGGCGCTCGGTGCGCATCCTGTCGGTGCCGGTGTTCGCGGCCGCCGTGGCCGTCAGCTGGTGGTCGGTGCCGCGCATGAACACCGGCTGGTTCTACCACCGGGACGCGGCGCAGGAACTGGGCGCTCCCTGGTGGACCGGGCCGGTCATGGTGCTGGCCCTCTTCGGCTGCTCGCTGCTGCTGACCGCCTGCTTCTTCTCCTGGGTGCCGGGCCGCCGGATGTGGTTCACCGCCCTCGGCGCCGGCACGCTGTACGGCTACCTGCTGCACGGCTTCCTGATCAAGGGCGGCGACTACGCGGGCTGGTTCGACCACCCCGCCCTGCACCGGCCGCTCGGCGAGATCGCCGTGAGCGTCCTGGCGGCCGCCGCCGTGACCGTGCTGTGCACCGCCCCGGTGCGGCGGCTCTTCCGGTTCGCGATGGAGCCGGACATGGACTGGGCGTTCAAACGGGACGCCGCCGAGGTGGCCCGGGGGCGCGAGCGGCAGGCGGCGCCCACGGCACGCGAGAAGGTCGACGCCTAG
- a CDS encoding HD domain-containing protein: protein MTHTPHTPRTPNGPRLTLADVEALARAAHTGQTDKAGRPYAEHLRAVAEGVRARGGDAEQIAAAWLHDAVEDDALSERWLDEAALSRRTKDIVRAVTKRAGEPPEAYAGRVLATPGALLVKEADLAHNADPARLAVLDEPTRKRLTEKYARMRALLGLVGDADPDA from the coding sequence GTGACGCACACCCCGCACACCCCTCGCACCCCGAACGGCCCGCGGCTGACCCTGGCCGACGTGGAAGCCCTCGCCCGCGCCGCCCACACCGGCCAGACCGACAAGGCGGGACGGCCCTACGCCGAACACCTGAGGGCCGTCGCCGAGGGCGTCCGCGCGCGGGGCGGCGACGCCGAGCAGATCGCGGCGGCCTGGCTGCACGACGCCGTCGAGGACGACGCCCTGTCCGAGCGATGGCTGGACGAGGCCGCGCTGAGCCGTCGTACGAAGGACATCGTGCGCGCGGTGACCAAGCGGGCGGGGGAGCCGCCCGAGGCGTACGCCGGGCGCGTTCTGGCCACGCCGGGCGCCCTGCTGGTCAAGGAGGCGGACCTGGCGCACAACGCGGATCCGGCCCGCCTCGCGGTCCTCGACGAACCGACCCGGAAACGACTGACCGAGAAGTACGCGCGGATGCGCGCCCTTCTCGGTCTTGTCGGCGATGCGGATCCAGATGCCTAG
- a CDS encoding FtsX-like permease family protein gives MFLPNGLARAAVRFRPSGFVGTFVALAMAALIVSACGILLETGLRAAVPPDRYAAAPVVAAADQKAHYGHGDSAASEPVPDRARLDTSLVDRAASAPGVRTAVADVTFWALPAGAKGPRGPLTAHNWASTTFTGERLTAGRAPGPGEVVLTRGTVGDRVTLATPDGTRTYRVSGTTGGDRAADGEPGTGHPTVWFADAEAVQRSGHPGRVDAIAVLPEPGVTTAALASQVARALGDRAEVHTGDDRGTVEDPALGMAKENLTGIGGSFGGIAAVVAVFTAAGTVALAVGQRAREFALLRAVGATPRQIRRTIATETLLVAPLAGVAGCLPGIALAAWWFGQLKDKGAVPEAVDLSVSWIPLVSAAGAVLVGALGAGYMAAHRSSRVKPGQALSEASVERLRFGWIRTPLGLAAAAGGFVCAGLSASLTGEDAANAALGIVMLFMLAVALLGPLVARLCAALFGLPLRGAGASASLAAANSRTNARRLASAITPIVLAMAFSSVLVFMHTSEDRVTARQQREGILADHIVTGDPGLAPDAVRKAGRAPEVTAAVGLLRTSVLVPASGGVIVPASAQGVTGSARALAAVQDLDVERGRLSLASGEVAVDAALADNAGLAVGDRLPLRLPDGTRTEPRITATYGRGLGLSQVTMNRADLATHVTTAFDTELWTKGGTAAGLRSLGTVLDRADHTTAQSVDRELNAWANTVMAAVLGGFAAVAAVNTLVMTVLDRRRELGTLRLIGSTRRQVLRMVRWEALLVALAGIVLGTAIALATLVPMMKGLTGEGPYIPPLVYGAFAGTIVVLGLTAATLPARAALRSDTLDE, from the coding sequence ATGTTCCTCCCCAACGGCCTCGCCCGCGCCGCGGTCCGCTTCCGGCCCTCCGGCTTCGTCGGTACGTTCGTCGCGCTCGCGATGGCCGCGCTGATCGTGTCGGCCTGCGGCATCCTCCTGGAGACGGGCCTCAGGGCCGCCGTCCCGCCGGACCGCTACGCCGCCGCCCCCGTCGTGGCCGCCGCCGACCAGAAGGCGCACTACGGCCACGGCGACAGCGCCGCCAGTGAACCGGTCCCGGACCGGGCCCGCCTCGACACCTCCCTGGTCGACCGGGCGGCCTCGGCCCCCGGCGTCCGCACGGCCGTCGCCGACGTCACCTTCTGGGCCCTCCCGGCCGGCGCGAAGGGCCCGCGCGGCCCCCTCACCGCCCACAACTGGGCCTCCACCACCTTCACCGGCGAACGCCTCACCGCCGGCCGCGCGCCCGGCCCCGGCGAAGTCGTCCTCACCCGGGGCACCGTCGGCGACCGCGTCACCCTCGCCACTCCTGACGGCACCCGCACCTACCGCGTCTCCGGTACGACGGGAGGCGACCGGGCCGCGGACGGTGAGCCGGGCACCGGGCACCCCACCGTCTGGTTCGCCGACGCCGAAGCCGTACAACGCTCCGGCCATCCGGGCCGCGTCGACGCCATCGCCGTACTGCCCGAGCCCGGCGTGACCACCGCGGCCCTCGCCTCCCAGGTCGCCCGCGCCCTCGGCGACCGCGCCGAGGTCCACACCGGCGACGACCGCGGCACCGTGGAGGACCCGGCCCTGGGCATGGCCAAGGAGAACCTCACCGGTATCGGCGGCTCGTTCGGCGGCATCGCGGCCGTGGTCGCCGTGTTCACCGCGGCCGGCACCGTGGCGCTCGCCGTCGGCCAACGCGCCCGGGAATTCGCCCTGTTGCGCGCCGTCGGCGCCACCCCGCGCCAGATCCGCCGGACGATCGCCACCGAGACCCTGCTGGTCGCCCCGCTCGCGGGCGTGGCCGGCTGTCTGCCCGGAATCGCCCTGGCCGCCTGGTGGTTCGGGCAGCTGAAGGACAAGGGCGCGGTCCCGGAGGCCGTCGACCTGTCCGTCTCCTGGATCCCGCTGGTCTCGGCCGCGGGCGCCGTCCTCGTCGGCGCCCTGGGCGCCGGGTACATGGCCGCCCACCGCAGCTCCCGCGTCAAGCCGGGGCAGGCGCTGAGCGAGGCGTCCGTGGAGCGGCTGCGGTTCGGCTGGATCCGTACCCCGCTCGGACTCGCCGCCGCGGCCGGCGGGTTCGTCTGCGCGGGCCTGTCCGCCTCGCTGACCGGCGAGGACGCCGCCAACGCCGCCCTCGGCATCGTCATGCTGTTCATGCTGGCCGTGGCCCTGCTGGGCCCGCTGGTCGCCCGGCTGTGCGCCGCCCTGTTCGGTCTGCCCCTCAGAGGCGCGGGCGCCTCGGCCTCCCTGGCCGCCGCCAACTCCCGTACGAACGCCCGCCGGCTGGCCTCCGCGATCACCCCGATCGTGCTCGCGATGGCCTTCTCGTCCGTGCTGGTCTTCATGCACACCAGCGAGGACCGCGTCACCGCGCGCCAGCAGCGCGAGGGCATCCTCGCCGACCACATCGTCACCGGCGACCCGGGCCTGGCCCCGGACGCCGTACGGAAGGCCGGGCGGGCCCCCGAAGTCACCGCCGCCGTCGGCCTGTTGAGGACCTCGGTGCTGGTGCCCGCCTCGGGCGGGGTGATCGTCCCCGCCTCCGCGCAGGGCGTCACGGGCTCCGCCCGCGCCCTGGCCGCCGTACAGGACCTGGACGTCGAGCGCGGCCGACTGTCCCTGGCGTCCGGGGAGGTGGCGGTCGACGCCGCCCTCGCCGACAACGCCGGCCTCGCCGTCGGCGACCGGCTCCCGCTGCGCCTGCCCGACGGCACCAGGACCGAACCGCGGATCACGGCGACGTACGGACGCGGTCTGGGGCTGTCCCAGGTGACGATGAACCGCGCCGACCTCGCGACCCACGTCACCACCGCCTTCGACACCGAACTGTGGACGAAGGGCGGCACCGCGGCCGGTCTCCGGAGCCTCGGCACCGTCCTCGACCGCGCCGACCACACCACCGCCCAGTCCGTCGACCGCGAGCTCAACGCCTGGGCGAACACGGTCATGGCGGCCGTCCTCGGCGGCTTCGCGGCCGTCGCCGCCGTCAACACGCTGGTGATGACCGTGCTCGACCGCCGCCGCGAACTCGGCACGCTCCGCCTCATCGGCTCCACCCGCCGCCAGGTGCTGCGCATGGTCCGCTGGGAGGCCCTCCTGGTCGCCCTCGCCGGCATCGTCCTCGGCACGGCGATCGCGCTGGCCACCCTCGTCCCGATGATGAAGGGCCTGACGGGGGAGGGGCCCTACATACCGCCCCTGGTGTACGGCGCCTTCGCGGGCACGATCGTCGTCCTCGGACTGACCGCGGCCACCCTCCCGGCCCGCGCCGCCCTCAGGAGCGACACACTGGACGAGTGA
- a CDS encoding ABC transporter ATP-binding protein yields MAADWAVELHGVTRRYGRGGSAVHALRGIDLTLPPGTFTAVMGPSGSGKSTFLQCAAGLDRPTAGKVRLGGTEITGMKENKLTALRRTRLGFVFQAFNLLPSLTVEQNVVLPMRLAGRRPDRRRAAEVLAQVGLADKARRRPGQLSGGQQQRVAIARALVTHPDVVFADEPTGALDTTTAAEILALLRRAVDTQGATVVMVTHDPSAAAWADRVLFLADGEIVDHLDRAPADRIAARMAALATPAFTGAAA; encoded by the coding sequence ATGGCAGCCGACTGGGCCGTAGAACTGCACGGAGTGACGCGCCGCTACGGCCGGGGCGGCTCCGCCGTCCACGCTCTGCGCGGCATCGACCTCACCCTCCCACCCGGCACCTTCACCGCCGTGATGGGCCCCTCCGGCTCCGGCAAGTCCACCTTCCTCCAGTGCGCGGCGGGCCTGGACCGCCCCACGGCGGGCAAGGTCCGCCTCGGCGGCACGGAGATCACCGGCATGAAGGAGAACAAGCTCACCGCGCTGCGCCGCACCCGCCTCGGCTTCGTCTTCCAGGCATTCAACCTGCTGCCGTCCCTCACGGTCGAGCAGAACGTCGTCCTGCCGATGCGCCTGGCCGGCCGCCGCCCCGACCGCCGCCGCGCCGCCGAGGTCCTCGCCCAGGTCGGCCTGGCCGACAAGGCCCGCCGCCGCCCCGGCCAGCTCTCCGGCGGCCAGCAGCAGCGCGTCGCGATCGCCCGCGCCCTGGTCACCCACCCCGACGTCGTCTTCGCCGACGAGCCGACCGGTGCCCTGGACACCACGACGGCCGCCGAGATCCTCGCCCTGCTCCGCCGGGCCGTGGACACGCAGGGGGCCACCGTCGTGATGGTCACCCACGACCCGTCGGCCGCCGCCTGGGCCGACCGCGTCCTGTTCCTGGCCGACGGCGAGATCGTCGACCACCTGGACCGCGCCCCCGCGGACCGGATCGCAGCCCGCATGGCCGCCCTCGCCACCCCGGCCTTCACCGGGGCGGCCGCCTGA
- a CDS encoding PP2C family protein-serine/threonine phosphatase, with protein MAAGRERRAEAETFTARLRMQWHRARVGLRRSAVDYFRGDGSDWIALAGLLLTVPVITVTTLANSVWVSPAALVLPIVAGGLLLRPASLLGLYAAAATALIVESVQLGPYTEGPSRVTPGIVLVVAACGFFGLLIAQFRSRVGVPWRRGGTMLFDLRERIRVQSKLPSLPHGWHREMALRPAGGQSFSGDFVVAARTNGGRTMEVVLTDVSGKGMDAGSRALLLSGAFGGLLGSLPPHAFLPAANGYLLRQDWDEGFATSIHLVLDLDSGDYELYSAGHPPGLQLSAGSGRWEEKAAEGPLLGVYDGAQFDPVKGSLRPGDVLMLFTDGLVETSDRDIVEGIDRLTGEADRYVAGGFHGAAWHLIEAVAKDVNDDRALLLICREGPTAQAMPH; from the coding sequence ATGGCAGCAGGACGAGAGCGGCGCGCGGAAGCCGAGACGTTCACGGCCCGGTTGAGAATGCAGTGGCACCGGGCCCGCGTCGGCCTGCGCAGAAGTGCCGTGGACTACTTCCGCGGCGACGGTTCGGACTGGATCGCGCTGGCCGGTCTGCTCCTGACCGTTCCCGTCATCACGGTCACCACGCTGGCCAACTCGGTGTGGGTTTCCCCGGCCGCGCTGGTCCTGCCGATCGTCGCGGGCGGGCTGCTGCTGCGCCCGGCGAGCCTGCTCGGCCTGTACGCGGCCGCGGCGACGGCGCTGATCGTGGAGTCCGTGCAGCTCGGGCCGTACACCGAGGGGCCCTCGCGGGTCACGCCGGGCATCGTGCTCGTGGTCGCCGCGTGCGGTTTCTTCGGCCTGCTGATCGCCCAGTTCCGCAGCCGGGTCGGTGTGCCGTGGCGGCGCGGCGGCACCATGCTGTTCGACCTGCGCGAACGCATCCGGGTGCAGAGCAAGCTTCCGTCGCTGCCGCACGGCTGGCACCGCGAGATGGCGCTGCGGCCCGCGGGGGGCCAGTCGTTCTCCGGTGACTTCGTTGTCGCGGCCCGGACGAACGGCGGCCGCACCATGGAGGTGGTCCTCACGGACGTCTCCGGGAAGGGCATGGACGCGGGGTCGCGCGCCCTGCTGCTGTCGGGCGCGTTCGGCGGCCTGCTCGGCTCGCTGCCCCCGCACGCGTTCCTCCCGGCGGCGAACGGCTATCTCCTCCGCCAGGACTGGGACGAGGGTTTCGCCACCTCGATCCACCTCGTCCTGGACCTCGACTCCGGTGACTACGAGCTGTACTCCGCGGGTCATCCGCCGGGCCTCCAGCTCAGCGCGGGCAGCGGCCGCTGGGAGGAGAAGGCCGCCGAGGGGCCGCTCCTCGGGGTGTACGACGGCGCCCAGTTCGACCCCGTGAAGGGCTCGCTCCGCCCCGGTGACGTGCTGATGCTGTTCACGGACGGCCTGGTGGAGACGTCCGACCGCGACATAGTCGAAGGCATCGACCGCCTCACCGGCGAGGCCGACCGCTACGTCGCCGGCGGCTTCCACGGCGCCGCCTGGCACCTCATCGAAGCGGTGGCCAAGGACGTCAACGACGACCGGGCGCTGCTGCTGATCTGCCGCGAAGGTCCCACGGCGCAGGCCATGCCCCACTGA
- a CDS encoding GNAT family N-acetyltransferase, which yields MGTDFAAEAATELRVLRPDEWNQWYDNLIRAFGGVPESADERELWNSLTEPDRSIGVWDGDACVGTAGAFSFRLTVPGGASVPAAGVTMVSVAATHRRRGVLRSMMRRQLDDVREWGWPLAVLTASEPVIYGRFGYGAATHCVNVEVDTARVSLSVPPGTDDVRLRYVPPADVLDACEALYARRVPERPGMLARLPGWERLLVLDPESERNGGSPMQCVVAEREGEMVGYARFRVKPQWDAAGPKGEVVLLDTEALDPAAHAALWRFLFEIDLTSTVRAHGRPSDEPWLSMVSDIRRCGLRARDSLFVRLVDVGAALEARTYQAPVDVVFDVEDAFCPWNAGRWRLSGDAKGASCAPTTDAADLSLSVRELGAAYLGGVSLASLAAAGRVREVRQGALAEAAVGFGSVVAPWLPHGF from the coding sequence ATGGGGACTGACTTCGCGGCCGAGGCCGCCACCGAGCTACGGGTGTTGCGGCCGGACGAATGGAACCAGTGGTACGACAACCTGATCCGGGCCTTCGGCGGGGTGCCGGAATCGGCCGACGAGCGGGAGCTGTGGAACTCTCTCACGGAGCCGGACCGCTCCATCGGCGTCTGGGACGGCGACGCGTGCGTGGGCACGGCGGGGGCGTTCAGCTTCCGGCTGACGGTACCGGGCGGCGCCTCGGTGCCCGCGGCGGGCGTGACCATGGTCAGTGTGGCCGCCACGCACCGGCGGCGCGGAGTGCTGCGGTCCATGATGCGGCGGCAGTTGGACGACGTACGGGAGTGGGGCTGGCCGCTGGCCGTGCTGACCGCCTCCGAGCCCGTGATCTACGGCCGGTTCGGGTACGGCGCGGCCACCCACTGCGTCAACGTCGAGGTCGACACGGCCCGCGTGAGCCTGTCCGTGCCGCCCGGCACCGATGACGTACGGCTGCGGTACGTCCCGCCGGCCGACGTGCTGGACGCGTGCGAGGCGCTGTACGCGCGGCGGGTGCCCGAGCGGCCGGGGATGCTGGCGCGGCTGCCCGGCTGGGAGCGGCTCCTGGTGCTCGACCCGGAGAGCGAGCGGAACGGCGGCTCTCCGATGCAGTGCGTGGTCGCCGAGCGGGAAGGCGAGATGGTGGGGTACGCCCGCTTCCGGGTCAAGCCGCAGTGGGACGCGGCCGGGCCCAAGGGCGAGGTGGTCCTGCTGGACACGGAGGCGCTGGACCCGGCGGCGCATGCCGCGCTGTGGCGGTTCCTGTTCGAGATCGACCTGACGTCGACGGTGCGGGCGCACGGGCGGCCGTCGGACGAGCCGTGGCTGTCCATGGTGAGCGACATCCGGCGGTGCGGGCTGCGGGCGCGGGACTCGTTGTTCGTCCGGCTCGTCGATGTCGGGGCGGCGCTGGAGGCGCGGACCTATCAGGCCCCGGTGGACGTCGTGTTCGACGTCGAGGACGCCTTCTGCCCCTGGAACGCGGGGCGTTGGCGGCTGAGCGGCGACGCGAAGGGCGCGTCCTGCGCTCCTACGACCGACGCGGCCGATCTCTCCTTGTCCGTACGGGAGTTGGGGGCCGCCTATCTCGGGGGCGTGAGCCTGGCGTCGTTGGCGGCGGCCGGGCGGGTGCGGGAGGTTCGGCAGGGGGCGTTGGCGGAGGCGGCCGTGGGGTTCGGGTCGGTGGTCGCGCCGTGGTTGCCGCACGGGTTCTGA
- a CDS encoding Fpg/Nei family DNA glycosylase: MPEGHTIHRLAQDYAQAFRGSHPHVTSPQGKFTDAAALLTRTELTTTEAHGKHLFLAFQDTDWIHIHLGLFGKVTFGPAPAPPPTDTVRLRLANNTSYVDLRGPTTCALITPPEKQAIHDRLGPDPLRDDADPGTAYQRISRSRTTIAALLMDQKVIAGVGNVYRAETLFRHGIDPYRAGRDITPAEWDAIWTDLVGLMREGVRTNRIDTVRPQHLPEAMGRPPRVDDHGGEVYVYRRATMPCHICGGEIRTADLAARNLFWCPTCQKN; the protein is encoded by the coding sequence GTGCCAGAGGGCCACACCATCCACCGCCTGGCCCAGGACTACGCCCAGGCCTTCCGCGGCTCACACCCCCACGTCACCAGCCCCCAGGGCAAGTTCACCGACGCCGCCGCCCTCCTCACCCGCACGGAACTCACCACCACAGAGGCCCACGGCAAACACCTCTTCCTCGCCTTCCAGGACACCGACTGGATCCACATCCACCTCGGCCTCTTCGGCAAGGTCACCTTCGGCCCCGCCCCCGCACCCCCACCCACGGACACCGTCCGCCTCCGCCTCGCGAACAACACGTCGTACGTCGATCTCCGCGGCCCCACCACCTGCGCCCTGATCACACCCCCCGAGAAGCAGGCGATACACGACCGCCTCGGCCCCGACCCCCTCCGCGACGACGCGGACCCGGGGACCGCCTACCAAAGGATCTCCCGCAGCCGTACGACGATCGCCGCCCTGCTGATGGACCAGAAGGTCATCGCGGGCGTGGGCAACGTCTACCGCGCCGAGACCCTCTTCCGGCACGGCATCGACCCGTACCGAGCGGGCAGGGACATCACCCCCGCCGAATGGGACGCGATCTGGACCGACCTGGTCGGGCTGATGCGCGAGGGCGTCCGCACCAACCGCATCGACACCGTCCGCCCGCAACACCTGCCGGAGGCGATGGGCCGCCCGCCCCGCGTCGACGACCACGGCGGCGAGGTGTACGTGTACCGCAGGGCCACGATGCCCTGCCACATCTGTGGCGGCGAGATCCGCACCGCCGATCTCGCCGCCCGCAACCTCTTCTGGTGCCCGACCTGCCAGAAGAACTGA
- a CDS encoding ribose-5-phosphate isomerase yields MRVYLGSDHAGFELKNHLVDWLKAAGHDPVDCGPHIYDAQDDYPPFCLRAAERTAADPDSLGIVIGGSGNGEQIAANKVKGVRAALAWSEETASLGRQHNNANVVAVGARMHTQDEATKFVETFLNTPYSGDARHTRRIDMLATYETTGDLPPIPPHHPQQ; encoded by the coding sequence ATGCGCGTGTATCTCGGCTCCGACCATGCGGGCTTCGAACTCAAGAACCACCTCGTCGACTGGCTCAAGGCGGCCGGCCACGACCCCGTCGACTGCGGCCCGCACATCTACGACGCCCAGGACGACTACCCGCCCTTCTGCCTGCGCGCCGCCGAACGCACGGCCGCCGACCCGGACTCCCTCGGCATCGTGATCGGCGGCTCCGGCAACGGCGAGCAGATCGCCGCCAACAAGGTCAAGGGCGTCCGCGCGGCCCTCGCCTGGAGCGAGGAGACCGCCTCCCTCGGCCGCCAGCACAACAACGCCAACGTCGTCGCGGTCGGCGCCCGCATGCACACCCAGGACGAGGCGACCAAGTTCGTCGAGACCTTCCTCAACACCCCGTACTCCGGCGACGCCCGCCACACCCGCCGCATCGACATGCTCGCCACGTACGAGACAACCGGCGACCTCCCCCCGATCCCGCCCCACCACCCCCAGCAGTAA
- a CDS encoding amino acid permease — translation MTSQPTLPKAGHTPGDPGEPGGGLQAGLKNRHLSMIAIGGVIGAGLFVGSSSGIATAGPGILLSYALVGTLVVLVMRMLGEMSAANPTSGSFSAHADRALGPWAGFSIGWLYWFFWVVVLAVEATAGAVILEGWIPAVPQWAWALIVMIVLTATNLVSVGSYGEFEFWFAGIKVVAIAAFIVIGGLAVFGVLPGVDSDQAGLSNLTEHGGFLPHGAGAILTGVLLVVFSFMGSEIATLAAGESENPQQAVTKATNSIIWRVAVFYLGSIFVVVTLLPWDSKSITEDGSYVAALDSLGIAHAGQIMNFIVLTSVLSCLNSGLYTASRMAFSLGQRGDAPKGFARTNSRGVPMTAILASVVFGFVAVFFNYLSPDTVFLFLVNSSGAVALFVWLVICFSQLRMRKIIQAEAPEKLVVKMWLYPYLTWATAALIIFVLGYMLTDTEHDGRTTVLLSLLVAAVVLLIAYVKEKAKGSERKLGDGDGDRETSKV, via the coding sequence ATGACCTCGCAGCCGACCCTCCCCAAGGCTGGTCACACCCCCGGAGACCCCGGTGAACCCGGCGGCGGTCTCCAGGCAGGACTCAAGAACCGTCATCTCTCGATGATCGCCATCGGCGGCGTCATCGGGGCCGGGTTGTTCGTCGGATCCAGCTCCGGTATCGCCACCGCCGGACCCGGCATCCTCCTGTCGTACGCGCTCGTCGGCACGCTCGTGGTGCTGGTGATGCGGATGCTCGGCGAGATGTCCGCCGCGAATCCGACGTCGGGTTCGTTCTCCGCGCACGCCGACCGGGCGCTCGGGCCCTGGGCCGGGTTCTCCATCGGCTGGCTGTACTGGTTCTTCTGGGTGGTCGTGCTGGCGGTCGAGGCGACCGCCGGCGCGGTGATCCTGGAGGGCTGGATACCGGCCGTACCGCAGTGGGCGTGGGCGCTGATCGTGATGATCGTGCTGACCGCCACCAACCTCGTCTCGGTGGGCTCCTACGGCGAGTTCGAGTTCTGGTTCGCCGGTATCAAGGTCGTCGCGATCGCCGCGTTCATCGTCATCGGCGGGCTCGCCGTCTTCGGTGTGCTGCCGGGCGTCGACAGCGATCAGGCGGGGCTGTCCAACCTCACCGAGCACGGCGGTTTCCTGCCCCACGGTGCCGGGGCGATCCTCACCGGTGTGCTGCTCGTCGTCTTCTCCTTCATGGGCAGTGAGATCGCCACCCTCGCGGCCGGCGAGTCGGAGAACCCGCAGCAGGCCGTCACCAAGGCCACCAACAGCATCATCTGGCGCGTCGCCGTCTTCTACCTCGGCTCGATCTTCGTCGTGGTCACCCTGCTGCCGTGGGACAGCAAGTCCATCACCGAGGACGGCTCCTACGTCGCGGCGCTCGACTCCCTCGGCATCGCGCACGCCGGTCAGATCATGAACTTCATCGTGCTGACCTCGGTGCTCTCCTGTCTGAACTCCGGGCTCTACACGGCCTCCCGCATGGCCTTCTCGCTCGGCCAGCGGGGCGACGCACCCAAGGGCTTCGCCCGGACCAACAGCCGGGGCGTGCCGATGACGGCGATCCTCGCGTCGGTCGTGTTCGGCTTCGTCGCCGTCTTCTTCAACTACCTGTCCCCGGACACGGTCTTCCTCTTCCTGGTCAACTCCTCCGGTGCGGTCGCCCTGTTCGTCTGGCTGGTCATCTGCTTCTCGCAGCTGCGGATGCGGAAGATCATCCAGGCCGAGGCGCCGGAGAAGCTCGTCGTGAAGATGTGGCTGTACCCCTACCTGACCTGGGCGACGGCCGCGCTGATCATCTTCGTCCTGGGCTACATGCTGACCGACACCGAGCACGACGGACGCACGACCGTGCTGCTGTCGCTGCTCGTCGCCGCGGTCGTGCTCCTCATCGCCTATGTGAAGGAGAAGGCCAAGGGCAGCGAGCGGAAGCTCGGGGACGGTGACGGCGACCGCGAGACCAGCAAGGTCTGA